TCCGCCCACAAGTGCAGTACGATGTTATGCGCATGATGGGTGTACCCGGAGAGCGGCTCGGCCTGCTGGCCATTGATCAGAAAATGCTGCCAGCCAAACTGTCCCCAACCGGTACCGGCCCAAGGGGCCGCCTGAATCATGCGCCAAGCGGCGGCCCAGATATAAGGGCGCTCTTCCAGGGCAACGCCTTGCATGCGGTCAAGGCTAGTGGGCCGCGTGAGCCCTTCAATACCTAACCAATCCCAGGTGAGGTCCGCGCCAAGCATGACCGGAATAAGGCATAGCGTGGCGAAGAACAATTTCCGGTTGGTGGCCGAACGATCCCGGTATAGCCATATTCCCGCGACTAGTACGAAGCTCGCGGCGTAGAGCCAGATGGAGCGTGAGCCCGATAGCGGCAGCATGCAACATAGCAGTCCCGCAATGACCCCCAGCGATACGGTACGCAGCTTGCCATTCGCCCACAACAAAAGTACCGAGCACAAGGCCAGGGAGAGATAATTGGCGAAGTGGTTGGGCTGCCCCAGATTGCCCCATACAGCGCCGCCCGAGGCGGTAACCCAAGAGGCGAGCACGTCCGATCTAAATACTTGAGCCGCGCCCGCCAACGCGCTCAATACTCCTCCGGCAACCACGAAGCCAGCCAGCGCGTTGGCGGCGCGAGTCAATCCCAAAGCTTCGCGCAAGGCGGCCGCTGCGATGATCAGCCCCCCCGCCCACAATAGGTATAAGCATGCGAGCAACGCCGGCTGCGGCGCCGGCACGTGGCGCACCAACACTTGCCCCACCAGCAGCGCGCACAAAATGAGAGGAATGAGCCCCACCCTCGGCAGCGGGACCGCCGAAGAAAGCCGAAACGCCACCGCCAGAGAAATCGCTGCTAAACCCAGAGCGGCCGCAATCGCCTCGGCGTGAAAACTCGGAACGGGCGGGGCCTTGAAAGGCGCGAGGAAGGGTAAGCTGAACATGAGCCCCAAGGCGCCCAGCACCAGCCACCAACGCCGCGTACCGTGGGCTTGCCCCTCATCATGAGATCCGTCGTGAAATCGTGTCATGGCTGCCGGCCGTGGTGTCTAGGTATATCCCCCTAGAATACGTGGAATGTGACCCGAGGAAATTCTGCCTATGTTCAAAATTGTATTGTTCCGCCATGGCGAGAGTGTATGGAACAAGGAGAACCGCTTCAGCGGTTGGACCGATGTGGATCTATCCGAAGCCGGCCGCGAAGAGGCACGCGAAGCGGGCAAGCTGCTCAAGGCGGAAGGTTTTGCCTTCGATGTGGCCTTCACTTCCGTTCTTCGCCGCGCGATCCGTACCCTGTGGATCGCGTTGGATGAACTGGACTTGATGTGGATTCCAGTACGCCAAGCTTGGCAGCTCAACGAACGCCATTACGGCGCGCTGCAAGGGATGAACAAGGCGCAGACCGCGGCCCAATATGGCGAAAACCAAGTGCTCGTATGGCGCCGCAGTTACGACATTCCTCCGCCGGAGCTGGACCACTCGGATGCGCGCTACCCAGGACGCGACCCGCGCTACGCGGGGCTAAATCCCCAGGCTATTCCGCGCACCGAGTCCTTGAAAGAAACCGTGGCGCGAGTAGTGCCCTATTGGACGAAGGAAATCGCGCCATTGGTTGCCTCGGGCCAGCGCGTAGTGATCGCGGCGCACGGCAACTCCCTGCGCGCCCTCATCAAATATCTTGACCAGGTATCGGACCAAGAAATCGTGGGATTGAATATTCCCACCGCCATTCCTCTCGTTTATGAACTAGACGCCCGGTTGAAACCACTGCGCCACTATTACCTGGGCGACCCCGCCAAAGTGGAAAATGCCATCAAAGCCGTGGCGGCACAGGGCAAGGCGAAGGCGTGAATCGCGCCGGATGATTCGTCGCATGCGTTTGCCGCTAGCGTTGCTGCTCGCAGGCTTTGTTTGCTTGGGGTTTGGCGCGAACACGCCCTCCGAAGATCTCAAAGCCGTGCGGGAGCGCATCGAACAACTGGAAAAGGAAATCTCGCAAAAAGAGCAGACTCGCCAAATAGCCGCCAGGGCTGTGAAGAGCTCCGACCAAGAAATAATCGGTGCACGGCACAAGCTAAAGGAATTACAAGGCAAACTCAAAACGCTTCAAACTCAGTTGCTTGAGTTGGAACAGCAACGCGTCTCTCTGCACGCCACGCTCGCCGAACAGCGCGCCCTCCTCGCCGCTCTCGTGCACCAGCAATACTTGAGAGGGGCCCCCGAATCCTTGCAACTCGTGTTCACGGGACGAGATGCCGGTGAATTGGCCCGTAATCTGCACTACTTCTCCTACATTTCCAAGTCGCGCGGCAAGGTGATCGGCGATCTGCGAGAGAGTCTCGCGCAATTGGACGGCCTTGCCGCCCAAACCCAAGAGAAAAGCAAGGAGCTCGAAGCCCTGCACGACGCGGCGGAGAAAGAAAGAAAGCGCCTGGAGAAGGAGCGCTTGGCGCGTGAGGGCTTGCTGGCCAAGGTCGCGACCGATATCCAGAAACAAAAACAAGAAATCGAAACTCTCAAAAAAGACGAGCAGCGCCTGGCGTCCTTGGTGACTCATCTCGCAAGAGAACTCGCCAGGAAATCAAGGGACATGAAAAAATTCAATCTCAAGGCCCCAGAGCCTGTAGGCGAGGTAGCGTTCTCCAAGCTCAAGGGCAAACTTAGATTGCCGGTAATAGGGGAACTCATGAATCGCTTCGGGAGTCCACGTGCGGACACTGGTTTGTCTTGGAAAGGCTTGGTGATCGCTACCCAGAACGGTGAAGCGGTAAAAGCCATCGCTTCCGGCGAAGTCGCTTATGCGGATGCGCTGCGAGGATTCGGCAAACTCCTGATCCTGGACCATGGGGAAGGCTATATGAGTCTATACGGATACAACCAGTCGCTGGCGCGCAAAGTCGGCGATAAAGTCGATGCGGGCGACAAAATCGCTCTCACCGGAAGCGGCGGCGCCGGGGAATCAGGTTTATACTTCGAGCTAAGAATACAGGGCAAACCGGTCGACCCCATGAAATGGATGGCTCGGTAAATGACTAGGAGGTGTTTTCTCCAGTTCATGCAGCGGCAACCCATCCGTACCAGAAGACCACCTGTAGGAGACTGCAATGCGTACAAAATTTAAATCCGCTGCGATGATCACTGCTGGCGCCGTGATCGGAATATTGATCACCTTGAATCTTTCCGCCGTGGCGCAGAAGACTCCTGGTCCCTTGCCTATCGAGGACTTGCGGGCCTTTACGGAAGTCTTCGGCCGAATCAAGAGCGATTATGTCGAGGCGGTCGATGATAAAAAGCTCATCAGCGAGGCCATCAATGGCATGCTGACAGGCCTGGATCCCCATTCCTCCTACCTCGACGCCGAAGCCTTCAAGGAGCTTCAGGTCGGAACTCAAGGCGAATTCGGGGGCCTGGGCATCGAAGTTGGCATGGAAGAGGGCTTTGTCAAAGTCGTATCTCCCATTGAAGATACGCCAGCTCACCGGGCGGGGCTCAAACCCGGTGATCTCATCATCAAACTTGACGATGCCAACGTGAAGGGTATGTCGCTCAACGATGCCGTCAAGCGCATGCGCGGCAAGCCCAATACGGACATCACGCTGACCGTGATCCGCAAAGGCGAGTCCAAGCCCAGGGTCTTTACTCTTACCCGTGCGGTTATTCAGATTCAGAGCGTCAAGAGCAAGGCCATCGAAACCGGATTCGGATACGTGCGCATCACGCAGTTCCAGGAGCACACCGCGGAGAAACTGATCACGGCGCTTGAGAAAATTTATAAGGACAATCCGGCAGGCGTGAAAGGGCTGGTGCTCGATCTGCGCAATGATCCCGGGGGATTGCTCAATTCGGCGGTGGCGGTATCGGCCGCTTTCCTTCCCAGCAATGCCTTGGTGGTCTACACCGATGGCCGCACGGAGGATTCGAAGATGCGGCTCCTTGCCAGTCCCGAGTATTATTTGCGCGGCAGCCGCGACGACTTCATGAAGAGGCTGCCTGCCGGGGTTAAGACTGTCCCCATGGTGGTGCTGGTCAACAGCGGGTCCGCATCCGCCTCCGAGATCGTCGCTGGCGCATTGCAAGATCACAAGCGCGCGGTCATCATGGGTACGCAAAGTTTCGGCAAGGGGTCCGTGCAGACCATTCTCCCCTTGGGAAATAACACCGCCATCAAACTCACCACGGCGCGCTACTACACCCCTAACGGCCGGTCCATCCAGGCCAAGGGCATCACGCCAGATATCCTGGTGGAAGAAGCCACCATCACCGAATCCGAAGCGACCCTACGGATGCGGGAAGCGGATTTGGAACGCCATTTGTCCAACCCCTCGGAAGATAAGGGAGGCGATCCCTCCAAACCTTCGGCGAAGCCAGCGGATGACTCGGAATCCAAGAGCGACGGGGACAAGAAGCCTTCGGCCGCCATGGAGTATGGTTCCAAGAACGATTACCAACTCAATCAAGCCATCAATTTGCTCAAGGGTCTACAGATTCTGAGCAAGCGCTAGTTCGCAACCTCTTGAAAAAGGCCGCCGCCCGGCGGCTTTTTTCTTTGATGACCATGGACCTGAACGATCTTCAGCTTCTGCGTTACAGCCGCCATATTTTATTGCCGGAGATCGGCATCGATGGCCAGCAGAAGTTGTGCGAAGCCCGTGCGCTGGTCGTGGGTCTGGGGGGGTTGGGTAGTCCCGTAGCCATGTACCTAGCGGCGAGTGGTGTCGGCAATATCACTTTGTGCGACGCCGATATAGTTGACCTGACCAACCTGCAACGCCAAATCGCGCATCACACGGGATCGGTGGGCCAGCTCAAGGTTGAATCGGCGAAGGCCACCTTGGCGCGCATTAATCCGGAAGTGAATGCCGAGCCGGTTCCCGAGAGGGTTGAAGGAGAGCGGCTGGAGCAGTTAATTCAGGATGCGGACGTCGTCGTCGACGCCAGCGACAATTTCCCCACGCGCCACGCCATCAACCGTGCGTGCGTGAAGTATCGCAAGCCCTTGGTCTCCGGGGCGGCCGTACGTTTCGACGGGCAGATTTCCGTGTTCGATTTACGCGATAGTTCCAGTCCGTGTTATGAATGCCTCTTTCCCGAAGGCGGCGAGATCGAGGAGACACGCTGCGCGGTGATGGGCGTATTCGCCCCGTTGGTGGGGATCATCGGCGCCATGCAAGCCGCCGAGGCCATAAAGATCCTCGCGGGAACGGGTGAAGTCCTAAAGGGCCGGCTACAACTTCTCGACGCACTCACCATGACGTGGCATTCGGTGAAACTGCGTAAGGATCCGAAGTGCCACGCATGCGCGACTCAGTCTTCGCGTTAAGCTTCACCGCAGTGCCGTTCACCGCAGCGCCTGATGAAAAACCGCACCGGCTCCACACCGGGAGCGTGCACATCGGTGAGAACACATTCGCGATAGACGGCCGAACCCCCGGATTCCCCGGAGTTCGACAACCGCAGATCACGCTCTTGCCATCGCATGCGGTCATCTTGCATGGAGGCATTCATAATGAGCGGGCCAGCGTCTTGGCAATTGGAAACGATTTCCGCGGTTCCGCGGAGCTGGCCCTGGGCCTCGTTAAGGACGGAGGCTTGGGTGAGGGTCCAGGCCAAGTGCAACAAGGTGGCCCGCCTGGCTTCATCGCTCATGTCGCTCATCTTCGGAAGCGCCACCGCGGACAAAGTGCTCAGCACCGTGAGCATGGTGACGAACTCTATCTGGGTAAGCCCATGGGACTTTCTAATCATCTTCGGTATCCTTGCATTCGCCTTTCCCGGCGATTGAGCCGGATGTTGCTAGGGTGCGCGCGCCACCACAAGGAAGGTCAGAACAAGTCAATGCCCGCGCGTTTGGGCGCGCCATGAAATGCGCGGCGTGCGCAGAGACGTTTCAGTGCGGGATGGAAGGCGCCCAACCCTGTTGGTGCGCGACGAGTTATCCGCACGCGCTTCCCGTGCCGGGGCCTACCCAGGCTTGTTATTGCCCGCGATGCCTAGCGCGAGAAATAGAGGCACAGCGGACGAACGAGAAGCGGCCTACTTGACCAGGACTACCGGTACCGGCGCCAGATGAACAACCTTGGCGGCCACGGAACCCAGCAGCAAATTGGCGATGCTACCCATGCCGCGCGTGCCCATCACAATCAGCTTGCAATCATGTTGGGCGGCGTACTGGCTGATACTGGCGGCCTCTTCCCCGACCGCTACGTGTGCGCTGTGGGCAATGCCAGAACCGTCCAGGCGCTCGCGCGCGCCATTTAGCGCGAGAGTGCCCTCTTCCTCGTAATAATTGTGCAGTTGCTCTTGAGAAATAAAGGCTCGCACATTGCCGGAGACCACCGGGCGCTGAGCGTTCAAAAGATGAATCTCCGCCGGCTCCTTGTATAGGTCACGGGTAGAAATAGCGTAGTCCACGGCTCGTAAGGCGTTATCGGATCCGTCCACCGGTACCAGTATTCTCATGGTTGGCCTCTTGCGTGTAAGCCTCAACGCCGCGTCTGCGCATCGAGGTCGATGACTTCCTCGATGGCGCCTCCCTCGGCACCCGCCGCGACCTTCGACGCGAACCACTTACCCACGGCAATCACCAATACCGCGCCCGCGGCGGGCGCGGCGTAATGCAGCCAATGGGCGTAATCATCGATCCACGCGGACATCGCGGAATCGCCCACCGCCATCTCGCCCGCGACGTAACCAAGAAGCGCGCCGCCCACCGTGATGATGACGGGAAAGCGGTCCATCAGTCGCAGAATCAAGGTGCTGCCGAAAATGATGATCGGGATACTGACCGCCAAACCCAGAACGAGTAGCGGGATACTGTCCTTCGCCGCCGCCGCCACGGCAAGCACGTTGTCCAGGCTCATCACCAAGTCGGCGATGAGAATGGTCCGGATGGCCGCGATCGCGCTTGAGGAGCGCGCGGCGCCACCATGCTCCCCTTCACCCTCGGGAATGATCAGCTTGATGCCAATCCAAATCAGCAGCACGCTTCCGGTGATTTTCAACCACGGCAGGGTAAGCAGCTTGGCCGCGACGATGGTGAGGATGACCCGCATGACGATGGCGGCCAAGCTCCCGTACAGAATCGCTTTCTTCTGCTGCTCCGGCGGAAGAGTGCGGGCCGCTAGGGCGATCACCACGGCGTTGTCGCCGGACAGGATGACATTGACGCCAATGATCTCTATCAGCGCCGTCCAAAATAGAGGGCTTGAAATCTCCACGGTCTCCTATTCCTTCGGGGCCTTGCCGCCCACTTACGTCACAACACCGACTTGAGCAGCTTGCCCATCTCCGCGGGATTGCGCGTTACTTTGATGCCGCATGCTTCCATGACCGCTAGTTTCTCCGTCGCAGTGCCCTTTCCCCCGGAGATAATGGCCCCAGCGTGTCCCATGCGTTTTCCTGGCGGCGCGGTGATACCAGCGATGAATCCCACGACGGGTTTTTTCATGTGGTCCTTGACCCAAAGAGCGGCTGTCTCCTCGTCGGAACCGCCGATTTCCCCCACCATGATGACGGCGTCGGTTTGAGGATCGTCGTTGAAGATTCTGAGCACGTCGATGTGCTTTATGCCGTTGACCGGATCGCCGCCGATCCCCACGCAAGAGGATTGGCCCAGCCCCAATTCCATCAACTGGCCCACGGCTTCGTAGGTTAGCGTTCCCGAGCGCGACACCACCCCCACGCGGCCTTTCTTGTGAATATGGCCAGGCATGATGCCGATCTTGATTTCATCGGGAGTGATGATACCTGGGCAGTTGGGACCTATCAAGCGCGTTTTCTTGCCTTGCATCTTGTACTTGGTGCGGATCATGTCCCGCACCGGAATGCCTTCGGTGATGCAGATGACGAGATCGAGTTCTGCCTCCACGGCCTCGTCGATGGCGGCCGCGGCAAAGGAAGGCGGTACGTAAATCACGGACACGGTGGCGCCCGTGGTTTCTTTCGCATCCTTCACGGTGCCAAATATGGGAATGCCTTCGAAATCCTCGCCCGCCTTCTTAGGGTTTACACCGGCGACAAAGCAGTTCTTGCCGTTGGCGTAATCGCGGCACATGCGGGTGTGGAACTGGCCTGTCTTGCCGGTGATGCCTTGGGTGATGACTTTGGTATTTTTGTCGATCAATATCGCCATCGCGCCTACCCTTTCTTGTTGAGCGCCGCCATCACCTTCTGCGCGGCATCGGCCATGTTGGAGCCGGAAATAATGGGTAAGCCTGAATCCGCCAGGATTTTCTTTCCCAGTTCCACGTTGGTACCTTCCAGACGCACGACCAGCGGCACCTTGAGTCCCACGATTCTCGCCGCCTCCACTACGCCGGTGGCGATCACATCGCACTTCATGATGCCACCGAAGATATTCACCAGAATGGCGCGAATGTTGGGATTCTTCAGCATGATCTTGAAGGCTTCCGTGACCTTTTCGGTGGTGGCCCCGCCTCCTACATCAAGAAAATTGGCCGGGGTCCCGCCGTAGAGCTTGATGATGTCCATGGTGGCCATGGCCAAGCCCGCGCCG
This portion of the Betaproteobacteria bacterium genome encodes:
- a CDS encoding TerC family protein, giving the protein MEISSPLFWTALIEIIGVNVILSGDNAVVIALAARTLPPEQQKKAILYGSLAAIVMRVILTIVAAKLLTLPWLKITGSVLLIWIGIKLIIPEGEGEHGGAARSSSAIAAIRTILIADLVMSLDNVLAVAAAAKDSIPLLVLGLAVSIPIIIFGSTLILRLMDRFPVIITVGGALLGYVAGEMAVGDSAMSAWIDDYAHWLHYAAPAAGAVLVIAVGKWFASKVAAGAEGGAIEEVIDLDAQTRR
- a CDS encoding S41 family peptidase, translating into MRTKFKSAAMITAGAVIGILITLNLSAVAQKTPGPLPIEDLRAFTEVFGRIKSDYVEAVDDKKLISEAINGMLTGLDPHSSYLDAEAFKELQVGTQGEFGGLGIEVGMEEGFVKVVSPIEDTPAHRAGLKPGDLIIKLDDANVKGMSLNDAVKRMRGKPNTDITLTVIRKGESKPRVFTLTRAVIQIQSVKSKAIETGFGYVRITQFQEHTAEKLITALEKIYKDNPAGVKGLVLDLRNDPGGLLNSAVAVSAAFLPSNALVVYTDGRTEDSKMRLLASPEYYLRGSRDDFMKRLPAGVKTVPMVVLVNSGSASASEIVAGALQDHKRAVIMGTQSFGKGSVQTILPLGNNTAIKLTTARYYTPNGRSIQAKGITPDILVEEATITESEATLRMREADLERHLSNPSEDKGGDPSKPSAKPADDSESKSDGDKKPSAAMEYGSKNDYQLNQAINLLKGLQILSKR
- a CDS encoding HesA/MoeB/ThiF family protein, which produces MNDLQLLRYSRHILLPEIGIDGQQKLCEARALVVGLGGLGSPVAMYLAASGVGNITLCDADIVDLTNLQRQIAHHTGSVGQLKVESAKATLARINPEVNAEPVPERVEGERLEQLIQDADVVVDASDNFPTRHAINRACVKYRKPLVSGAAVRFDGQISVFDLRDSSSPCYECLFPEGGEIEETRCAVMGVFAPLVGIIGAMQAAEAIKILAGTGEVLKGRLQLLDALTMTWHSVKLRKDPKCHACATQSSR
- a CDS encoding universal stress protein encodes the protein MRILVPVDGSDNALRAVDYAISTRDLYKEPAEIHLLNAQRPVVSGNVRAFISQEQLHNYYEEEGTLALNGARERLDGSGIAHSAHVAVGEEAASISQYAAQHDCKLIVMGTRGMGSIANLLLGSVAAKVVHLAPVPVVLVK
- a CDS encoding peptidase M23, translated to MPSKPWRHRARRRRESRRMIRRMRLPLALLLAGFVCLGFGANTPSEDLKAVRERIEQLEKEISQKEQTRQIAARAVKSSDQEIIGARHKLKELQGKLKTLQTQLLELEQQRVSLHATLAEQRALLAALVHQQYLRGAPESLQLVFTGRDAGELARNLHYFSYISKSRGKVIGDLRESLAQLDGLAAQTQEKSKELEALHDAAEKERKRLEKERLAREGLLAKVATDIQKQKQEIETLKKDEQRLASLVTHLARELARKSRDMKKFNLKAPEPVGEVAFSKLKGKLRLPVIGELMNRFGSPRADTGLSWKGLVIATQNGEAVKAIASGEVAYADALRGFGKLLILDHGEGYMSLYGYNQSLARKVGDKVDAGDKIALTGSGGAGESGLYFELRIQGKPVDPMKWMAR
- a CDS encoding 2,3-diphosphoglycerate-dependent phosphoglycerate mutase; the protein is MFKIVLFRHGESVWNKENRFSGWTDVDLSEAGREEAREAGKLLKAEGFAFDVAFTSVLRRAIRTLWIALDELDLMWIPVRQAWQLNERHYGALQGMNKAQTAAQYGENQVLVWRRSYDIPPPELDHSDARYPGRDPRYAGLNPQAIPRTESLKETVARVVPYWTKEIAPLVASGQRVVIAAHGNSLRALIKYLDQVSDQEIVGLNIPTAIPLVYELDARLKPLRHYYLGDPAKVENAIKAVAAQGKAKA
- the sucD gene encoding succinate--CoA ligase subunit alpha, whose product is MAILIDKNTKVITQGITGKTGQFHTRMCRDYANGKNCFVAGVNPKKAGEDFEGIPIFGTVKDAKETTGATVSVIYVPPSFAAAAIDEAVEAELDLVICITEGIPVRDMIRTKYKMQGKKTRLIGPNCPGIITPDEIKIGIMPGHIHKKGRVGVVSRSGTLTYEAVGQLMELGLGQSSCVGIGGDPVNGIKHIDVLRIFNDDPQTDAVIMVGEIGGSDEETAALWVKDHMKKPVVGFIAGITAPPGKRMGHAGAIISGGKGTATEKLAVMEACGIKVTRNPAEMGKLLKSVL